The Micavibrio sp. TMED2 genome has a window encoding:
- a CDS encoding glutathione-dependent reductase — protein sequence MGMLVDGKWQDEGYKTEENKGRFKRWDSPFRNWITSDGTAGPTGDGGFKAEAGRYHLYVSMACPWAHRTLIFRALKGLEGTIPVSVVHWYMRDHGWTFADGPGVVPDPIFKADYLYQIYQQADPSFTGRVTTPTLWDRETGTIVSNESADIIRMLNSAFDGIGATAGDYYPEALRPEIDRVNDRIYNTLNNGVYKAGFASTQDAYDEAVAPLFDTLDWLEQRLSESRFLVGNRITEADWRLFVTLLRFDAVYAVHFKCSKQRIVDCPNLWAYTRELYQWPGIAETVNMDHIRRHYYQSHPQVNPTGVVATMPDIDFAAPHDRDRFGPVQLAA from the coding sequence ATGGGCATGCTCGTCGATGGTAAATGGCAGGACGAAGGCTACAAGACCGAGGAAAACAAGGGCCGGTTCAAACGCTGGGATTCCCCGTTCCGCAACTGGATAACGTCTGACGGCACGGCTGGTCCTACAGGTGACGGCGGCTTCAAGGCAGAGGCCGGGCGCTACCATCTCTATGTATCGATGGCCTGTCCATGGGCACATCGCACCCTGATCTTTCGGGCACTAAAGGGTTTGGAAGGTACCATCCCGGTTTCTGTCGTTCACTGGTACATGCGCGATCACGGCTGGACCTTCGCCGATGGGCCGGGGGTCGTGCCAGACCCGATTTTCAAGGCAGACTACCTCTATCAGATCTATCAGCAGGCTGATCCGTCATTCACCGGCCGGGTAACAACGCCGACCCTGTGGGACCGGGAAACCGGTACCATCGTCTCGAATGAGAGTGCTGACATTATCCGTATGCTCAACAGTGCCTTTGACGGTATCGGGGCGACTGCCGGGGATTACTACCCCGAAGCGCTGCGCCCGGAAATCGACCGGGTGAATGACCGCATCTACAACACCCTCAACAACGGCGTATACAAGGCCGGTTTTGCCAGTACGCAGGATGCCTATGACGAGGCGGTGGCGCCATTGTTCGACACGCTCGATTGGCTGGAACAGCGCCTGTCCGAGAGCCGGTTTCTGGTCGGCAACCGGATCACCGAGGCCGACTGGCGGCTGTTCGTGACCCTGTTGCGGTTCGATGCCGTCTATGCCGTGCATTTCAAATGCTCGAAACAGCGGATTGTCGATTGCCCCAATCTCTGGGCCTATACCCGCGAGCTGTACCAATGGCCGGGCATTGCCGAGACGGTGAATATGGACCATATCCGGCGCCATTATTACCAGAGCCATCCGCAGGTGAATCCCACAGGCGTTGTCGCCACGATGCCTGATATAGATTTTGCGGCACCCCATGATCGGGACCGGTTCGGACCGGTGCAACTGGCGGCCTGA
- a CDS encoding ATP-dependent chaperone ClpB, translating into MNFEKFTDRARGFIQNAEQAAKSRQHQRITTEHLLKVLLDDEEGLAASLIAAAGGSHKRALEFTESALRKQPEVQGTSQFYLDRPLAEVFDEAQQLAEKAGDSYVTAERLLLALALADRGESSRILTQAGVNAQRLEKAIADMRKGRTADTANAEAGYDALKKYARDLTEVAKNGKLDPVIGRDEEIRRVIQVLSRRTKNNPVLIGEPGVGKTAIAEGLALRIINGDVPESLRDRKLMSLDMGALIAGAKFRGEFEERLKAVLADIASGDGEVILFIDELHTLVGAGKADGAMDASNMLKPALARGDLHCVGATTLDEYRKYIEKDPALARRFQPVTVSEPTVQDTISILRGLKEKYEIHHGVRITDTAIVSAATLSNRYITDRFLPDKAIDLIDEASARLRMAVDSKPEHIDELDRRIVQLKIEREALRKETDDASKDRLEKLEAELEEMEKESADLTSVWKAEKEKLASAQKLREELDQVRIELEQAQREGNWTRAGELTYGRIPELEKKLADAEASEAEGEKRQMSKEEVTDADIASVVSRWTGIPVDRMMEGEREKLLQMEEKLKTRVVGQDQAVAAVSNAVRRARAGLQDPNRPIGSFLFLGPTGVGKTELTKALAQFLFDDDQAMVRLDMSEYMEKHAVSRMIGAPPGYVGYEEGGALTEAVRRRPYQVVLFDEIEKAHADVFNVLLQVLDDGRLTDGQGRTVDFRNTLIILTSNLGSDYLANQPDGEDVEAVREQVMDVVRGAFRPEFLNRLDETLLFRRLGRDHMAGIVTIQLERLRALLDDRQITLDLDQAAIDWLAKAGYDPVYGARPLKRIIQKNLQDPLATRILEGRINDGETVKVTASDLGLFIGDQPASAERASA; encoded by the coding sequence ATGAACTTCGAGAAGTTCACGGACCGAGCCCGCGGGTTTATTCAAAACGCGGAACAGGCAGCCAAAAGCCGCCAACACCAGCGCATTACCACCGAACATCTGCTGAAAGTGCTGCTTGATGACGAGGAAGGTCTCGCCGCGAGCCTGATTGCGGCTGCCGGTGGCAGTCACAAGCGCGCCCTCGAATTCACCGAGAGCGCTCTGCGCAAACAGCCCGAGGTTCAGGGAACCTCACAATTCTATCTCGACCGCCCGCTGGCGGAAGTCTTCGACGAGGCCCAGCAACTGGCTGAAAAGGCCGGTGACAGCTATGTCACCGCCGAACGGCTGCTGCTTGCCCTCGCCCTCGCCGATCGCGGGGAGAGCAGCCGCATCCTGACCCAGGCGGGCGTGAATGCCCAACGGCTGGAGAAGGCGATTGCGGATATGCGCAAAGGCCGCACGGCGGATACCGCCAATGCCGAGGCCGGTTACGATGCCCTCAAGAAATATGCCCGCGACCTGACCGAGGTGGCGAAGAACGGCAAGCTCGACCCGGTTATCGGCCGGGATGAGGAAATCCGTCGTGTCATTCAGGTCCTGTCCCGCCGGACCAAGAACAACCCGGTTCTGATTGGTGAGCCCGGCGTCGGTAAAACCGCGATTGCCGAGGGTCTGGCGCTGCGCATCATCAATGGCGACGTGCCGGAATCCTTACGCGATCGCAAGCTGATGTCGCTCGACATGGGTGCGCTGATCGCTGGGGCAAAGTTCCGGGGTGAGTTTGAGGAACGCCTGAAAGCGGTTCTGGCCGATATTGCCAGCGGTGACGGCGAGGTGATCCTGTTCATCGACGAGCTGCACACCCTTGTCGGGGCTGGCAAAGCCGATGGCGCCATGGATGCCTCCAACATGCTGAAACCCGCACTGGCGCGGGGCGATCTGCATTGTGTCGGTGCCACGACCCTCGACGAATATCGCAAGTATATCGAGAAGGACCCGGCCCTTGCCCGCCGGTTCCAGCCGGTTACCGTGTCCGAGCCGACGGTTCAGGACACGATCTCGATCCTGCGCGGGTTGAAGGAGAAGTACGAAATCCACCATGGCGTGCGGATCACCGATACCGCGATTGTCTCGGCGGCGACCCTGTCGAACCGCTATATCACCGACCGGTTCCTGCCAGACAAGGCCATCGACCTGATCGATGAGGCCAGCGCTCGTCTGCGCATGGCCGTCGACAGCAAGCCCGAGCATATCGACGAGCTGGACCGCCGTATCGTCCAGCTGAAAATCGAGCGCGAAGCACTGCGCAAGGAAACCGATGACGCCTCGAAGGATCGTCTCGAGAAACTCGAGGCCGAACTGGAAGAGATGGAGAAGGAATCTGCCGACCTCACCTCGGTCTGGAAAGCGGAGAAGGAAAAGCTCGCCTCGGCCCAGAAGCTGCGTGAGGAGCTGGATCAGGTTCGCATCGAACTGGAACAGGCCCAGCGCGAAGGTAACTGGACCCGTGCCGGTGAGCTGACCTATGGCCGCATTCCCGAGCTTGAGAAAAAGCTGGCCGATGCTGAAGCTTCAGAAGCCGAGGGCGAAAAACGCCAGATGAGCAAGGAAGAGGTGACGGATGCCGATATCGCTTCCGTGGTCAGCCGCTGGACCGGTATTCCGGTTGATCGGATGATGGAGGGCGAGCGCGAGAAACTGCTCCAGATGGAGGAGAAGCTGAAAACCCGTGTCGTGGGTCAGGATCAAGCGGTTGCCGCCGTATCCAACGCCGTACGCCGGGCGCGTGCCGGCCTGCAGGACCCCAACCGGCCGATCGGTTCCTTCCTGTTCCTCGGCCCTACCGGTGTCGGTAAAACCGAGCTGACCAAGGCGCTGGCTCAGTTCCTGTTCGATGACGATCAGGCCATGGTTCGGCTCGATATGTCCGAATATATGGAAAAGCACGCGGTGAGCCGCATGATCGGTGCCCCACCGGGCTATGTCGGTTATGAGGAGGGCGGTGCCCTGACCGAGGCGGTACGGCGGCGTCCGTATCAGGTGGTGCTGTTCGACGAGATCGAGAAAGCCCATGCCGATGTGTTCAACGTGCTGTTGCAGGTGCTTGATGATGGTCGCCTGACCGATGGCCAGGGCCGGACGGTCGATTTCCGCAACACGCTGATCATCCTGACCTCGAACCTCGGCTCGGACTATCTGGCCAACCAGCCAGATGGTGAGGATGTGGAAGCGGTGCGTGAACAGGTGATGGATGTGGTGCGCGGTGCCTTCCGGCCCGAGTTCCTCAACCGTCTCGATGAAACCCTGCTGTTCCGTCGGCTTGGTCGCGATCACATGGCCGGTATCGTCACAATTCAGCTTGAGCGCCTGCGTGCCCTGCTGGACGACCGGCAGATCACCCTCGATCTGGATCAGGCCGCCATCGACTGGCTGGCCAAGGCCGGGTACGACCCGGTCTATGGCGCACGGCCACTGAAGCGGATCATCCAGAAGAACCTGCAGGATCCGCTCGCGACCCGTATCCTTGAGGGCCGCATCAATGATGGTGAGACGGTCAAGGTAACGGCGAGCGATCTCGGCCTGTTCATCGGCGATCAACCGGCCAGTGCCGAACGCGCCAGCGCCTGA
- a CDS encoding methylglyoxal synthase yields MTKTIALIAHDQMKSALVDWVAKHDTVLGAHQIVCTGTTGGRLKERCPGLNIELKKSGPLGGDQQIGSMIAEGKVDALIFFTDPLSPHPHDVDVKALTRLATLYDIPMACNQSTATLLVASGYLDGRINPERLVIAKSG; encoded by the coding sequence ATGACCAAGACCATCGCCCTGATCGCCCATGACCAGATGAAGTCCGCACTGGTTGACTGGGTTGCCAAACATGACACCGTGCTGGGGGCCCATCAGATCGTCTGTACCGGCACCACCGGTGGACGGCTCAAGGAGCGCTGCCCCGGCCTGAATATCGAGTTGAAGAAGAGTGGCCCGCTCGGCGGCGACCAGCAGATCGGCTCGATGATCGCCGAAGGCAAGGTCGATGCGCTGATCTTCTTCACCGACCCGCTGTCACCCCACCCGCATGATGTGGATGTGAAGGCCCTGACCCGCCTCGCCACGCTCTATGACATCCCCATGGCCTGCAACCAGTCCACCGCCACCCTGCTCGTCGCCTCAGGCTACCTAGATGGCCGCATCAACCCCGAACGGCTGGTAATCGCAAAATCAGGCTAG
- a CDS encoding protein-(glutamine-N5) methyltransferase, release factor-specific has protein sequence MVDQAPDPKVDPRTFAEPAPVDDDQLEGVLRQATQMLKDAGIPAARGDARALIAHVLDLNRSDLYLQGARRLSDAEIEAIFPLVERRADREPVARIIGEREFWGLPFGLSPATLEPRPDSELVVEAVLAAITVDGVLPVDRPFRIADFGTGTGCLMLALLNELPAATGVALDLSEDALIQAEENARHLGLDDRVEFLLSDWDEALDEDEVFDIIVSNPPYIAGDVIEQLAPEVRDHDPELALDGGEDGLDAYRALAPVIRAHLADDGLAALEIGFDQGQSVPAIMTAAGLRADPPLTDLAQHPRCVLVRLPKTP, from the coding sequence ATGGTTGACCAAGCCCCCGATCCGAAGGTTGACCCGCGCACCTTCGCCGAACCGGCCCCGGTCGATGATGACCAGCTGGAAGGTGTCCTGCGTCAGGCAACACAAATGCTGAAGGACGCCGGTATTCCGGCAGCACGCGGCGATGCCCGTGCGCTCATCGCCCATGTGCTCGACCTCAACCGCAGCGACCTGTATCTGCAGGGCGCGCGCCGGTTGAGCGATGCCGAGATCGAAGCAATCTTTCCGCTGGTCGAGCGCCGCGCCGACCGGGAACCGGTCGCCCGAATTATCGGCGAGCGCGAGTTCTGGGGCCTGCCCTTCGGCCTGTCACCGGCCACCCTTGAGCCACGCCCGGACAGCGAGCTGGTGGTCGAAGCGGTACTGGCGGCGATCACGGTTGATGGGGTGCTGCCAGTTGACCGCCCGTTCCGCATCGCCGATTTCGGCACTGGTACCGGCTGCCTGATGCTGGCCCTGCTCAATGAATTGCCTGCCGCCACCGGCGTTGCCCTCGACCTCTCCGAAGACGCCCTGATACAGGCGGAAGAGAATGCCCGGCACCTTGGCCTCGACGACCGGGTGGAGTTTTTGCTCAGTGATTGGGATGAGGCGCTGGATGAGGATGAGGTATTCGACATTATCGTCTCCAACCCGCCCTATATCGCCGGAGACGTGATTGAGCAACTGGCCCCCGAGGTACGCGATCATGATCCCGAACTGGCGCTTGATGGCGGCGAGGACGGACTTGATGCCTATCGCGCGCTGGCCCCGGTTATCCGGGCGCATCTGGCCGATGATGGCCTTGCCGCGCTGGAGATCGGGTTCGATCAGGGCCAAAGCGTACCGGCAATCATGACCGCCGCCGGATTGCGGGCCGATCCGCCATTGACCGATCTTGCGCAACACCCGCGCTGTGTACTGGTCAGACTGCCAAAAACGCCATAA
- a CDS encoding peptide chain release factor 1, with amino-acid sequence MLDERFQQVLSRHRELQSLLSAPDITGDQIAKLSRELSELDPVVERINALAEARAEQADLEEMLAEPGLDAEMKAMANDDLQALREKVPDLEHNIRLALLPKDAADDRSAILEIRPGTGGEEAALFAAELFQMYQRYAQIHGWSFQLIDVTETEIGGIKEGVAEINGVGVFARMKYESGVHRVQRVPKTETGGRIHTSAATVAVLPQAEEVDVHIDEGDLRIDTFRSSGAGGQHVNTTDSAVRITHVPTGVVVACQQERSQHKNRDKAMKMLRARLYEAERERAAAERAADRKSQVGSGDRSERIRTYNFPQGRVTDHRINLTLYKIDQIMAGDGLDEAIDELITHDQAERLAASA; translated from the coding sequence ATGCTGGACGAACGTTTCCAGCAGGTCCTCAGCCGCCACCGCGAGCTGCAATCCCTGCTGTCCGCCCCCGATATTACCGGTGATCAGATCGCCAAGCTGTCGCGCGAGCTGTCCGAGCTTGATCCCGTGGTCGAGCGGATCAATGCCCTCGCCGAGGCACGCGCGGAACAGGCCGACCTTGAGGAGATGCTGGCCGAGCCGGGTCTGGATGCCGAGATGAAGGCCATGGCCAATGATGACCTGCAGGCCCTGCGCGAAAAAGTTCCCGACCTGGAACACAACATCCGGCTGGCGCTGCTGCCCAAGGATGCCGCCGATGACCGCAGCGCGATCCTCGAAATCCGTCCCGGTACCGGCGGTGAGGAAGCCGCCCTGTTCGCCGCTGAGCTGTTTCAGATGTATCAGCGTTATGCCCAGATCCATGGCTGGTCGTTCCAGCTTATCGATGTCACCGAGACCGAGATTGGCGGGATCAAGGAAGGCGTGGCCGAGATCAATGGCGTCGGCGTCTTTGCCCGCATGAAATACGAGAGCGGCGTACACCGGGTACAGCGGGTGCCGAAAACCGAAACCGGCGGGCGAATCCATACCTCCGCAGCAACGGTTGCGGTGCTGCCGCAGGCCGAGGAAGTGGATGTGCATATCGATGAAGGCGATTTGCGGATCGATACCTTCCGGTCCTCCGGTGCCGGTGGTCAGCACGTCAATACCACCGACAGTGCGGTACGGATCACCCATGTTCCAACCGGTGTGGTCGTCGCCTGTCAGCAGGAGCGCTCACAGCACAAAAACCGCGATAAAGCGATGAAAATGCTGCGGGCCAGACTCTATGAGGCAGAGCGCGAACGGGCCGCTGCCGAACGAGCCGCCGACCGCAAGAGCCAAGTGGGTTCCGGTGATCGCTCGGAGCGCATCCGCACCTATAACTTTCCGCAGGGACGGGTCACCGATCACCGGATCAATTTGACCCTGTACAAAATAGATCAGATCATGGCCGGAGACGGTCTGGATGAGGCGATCGACGAGTTGATTACCCATGATCAGGCCGAACGCCTCGCAGCATCCGCCTGA
- a CDS encoding 4-hydroxy-3-methylbut-2-en-1-yl diphosphate synthase, with product MHDTIRPWRHVERRKSRQIHVGNVPVGGDAPITVQSMTNTLTHDVKATIEQIRAMEVAGADIVRVSCPDEASSAALKEIVPEVTVPIVADIHFHYKRGIEAAEAGAACLRINPGNIGSEERVREVIKAAKDNNCSMRIGVNAGSLEKDLLEKYGEPCPEAMVESALDHARILLDNDFDQFKISVKASDVFLAVAAYQALADACDHPLHLGITEAGGLRSGTVKSSVGMGMLLWAGIGDTLRVSLSADPVEEVKVGFDILKSLGLRHRGVNVISCPSCARQQFQVIDTVQRLEERVAHITTPMTVSVIGCVVNGPGEATMTDIGLTGGGKGTHQVYVAGVQNHRLKDKDIVEHLAEMIEKKAAEIEAEEAEKKAAEKTATVAAE from the coding sequence ATGCACGATACCATTCGCCCCTGGCGCCATGTAGAACGCCGTAAATCCCGCCAGATCCATGTCGGCAATGTGCCGGTCGGTGGTGATGCACCGATCACGGTGCAATCCATGACCAACACCCTGACCCATGACGTCAAGGCTACCATCGAGCAAATCCGCGCCATGGAAGTTGCCGGTGCCGATATCGTGCGGGTCTCCTGCCCGGATGAAGCCAGTTCCGCAGCACTCAAGGAGATCGTGCCGGAAGTAACCGTGCCAATCGTCGCCGACATTCACTTCCACTACAAACGCGGGATCGAAGCCGCCGAGGCCGGCGCCGCCTGTCTGCGCATCAACCCCGGCAATATCGGTTCGGAAGAACGGGTACGCGAGGTCATCAAGGCTGCGAAGGACAACAACTGCTCCATGCGGATCGGTGTGAATGCCGGATCGCTGGAGAAAGACCTGCTGGAAAAATATGGCGAGCCATGCCCGGAAGCGATGGTCGAAAGCGCTCTCGATCATGCCCGCATCCTGCTCGACAATGATTTCGACCAGTTCAAGATCAGCGTGAAGGCATCCGATGTTTTCCTCGCCGTCGCCGCCTATCAGGCGCTGGCAGATGCCTGCGACCACCCGCTCCATCTCGGCATTACCGAGGCCGGTGGCCTGCGTTCCGGCACCGTCAAGTCGTCGGTCGGCATGGGTATGCTGCTCTGGGCCGGGATCGGTGACACGCTCCGGGTCTCACTGTCGGCCGATCCGGTTGAGGAAGTGAAGGTCGGCTTCGATATTCTGAAGTCCTTGGGCCTGCGTCACCGCGGCGTCAATGTGATTTCCTGCCCGTCCTGTGCCCGTCAGCAGTTTCAGGTGATCGATACGGTCCAGCGGCTGGAAGAGCGCGTCGCCCATATCACCACGCCGATGACCGTCTCGGTTATCGGCTGTGTCGTGAACGGTCCGGGCGAGGCCACCATGACCGATATCGGCCTTACCGGTGGCGGCAAGGGCACCCATCAGGTCTATGTCGCCGGGGTGCAGAACCATCGCCTGAAGGACAAGGATATCGTCGAGCATCTGGCCGAGATGATCGAGAAGAAGGCTGCCGAAATCGAGGCCGAGGAAGCCGAGAAGAAAGCCGCCGAAAAAACCGCGACGGTCGCTGCCGAATAA
- a CDS encoding phosphoenolpyruvate--protein phosphotransferase has product MAGSGHAHARLGKIVQAIAAEMGAEVCSCYLRRAGDILELFATVGLNPDAVHRTRLRIGEGVVGEIALSAKPLALADAQTHPSFAYRPETGEDPYHSMMGVPVLRGGRVRGVLVIQNAKRKTYSEAAVELLETVAMIVAELIELGAMVDRMEVSAGVSDSLMPMRLAGQPLAPGMGLGLAVMHNPRIIPREVVADDPIHERERLDVALARMLTALDTMIAWTRDIAGGGEPLDIIESYRMFANDHGWLRRIREAIDAGLTAESAVQRVQNDMRVRLSKATDPIFRERLSDLDDLANRLLQHLAGRDSGTTTLPEFAVLVAKNMGPADLLDYDTSRLVGIVVEEATTASHVAIVARALGIPAIGQCRGITDNVEALDSIIIDCQNNQVLLRPAEEVQEQFLRTVKHRARAREELKKIADLPSISQDGIAISVNMNAGMMIDMPHLHDCGADGIGLYRTEVPFMVRNDYPSAKAQEEIYKSVLDQAQGKPVAFRTLDIGGDKLLPYLPPNEEANPAMGWRALRIGLDRPAMLRAQLRALLRGAAGRDLKVMFPFVSTVAELEQANRLLDMECARLKADGEILPSRIERGLMLEVPSILYQIPALAGLVDFVSIGSNDLLQYFFAVDRTNQRLAQRYDNLNPAFLKALYRLREDCDAYNLPVSLCGEMASRPLEAMALLALGYRSLSISPFNVAGIKMLIRAVDIGLLSNYLVPQLDGRAATLRPRLRAFAIDHGLPLDGQA; this is encoded by the coding sequence ATGGCGGGCAGCGGCCATGCCCATGCCCGGCTTGGCAAGATCGTACAGGCAATCGCCGCCGAGATGGGTGCTGAGGTCTGTTCCTGCTATCTCCGCCGTGCCGGTGACATTCTGGAGCTGTTCGCCACCGTCGGCCTGAATCCCGATGCAGTCCACCGCACCCGCCTGCGTATCGGCGAGGGTGTGGTCGGTGAAATCGCGCTGTCGGCCAAACCGCTGGCGCTGGCCGATGCCCAGACCCACCCGTCATTTGCCTATCGCCCGGAAACCGGTGAGGACCCCTATCACTCGATGATGGGCGTGCCGGTGCTGCGCGGCGGCCGGGTACGCGGCGTGCTGGTGATCCAGAACGCCAAACGTAAGACCTATTCCGAAGCGGCGGTGGAGCTGCTCGAAACCGTAGCCATGATCGTTGCCGAGCTGATCGAGCTCGGTGCCATGGTCGACCGGATGGAGGTTTCCGCCGGGGTCAGCGATTCGCTGATGCCGATGCGTCTCGCCGGGCAACCGCTGGCACCCGGCATGGGGCTCGGCCTTGCCGTCATGCACAACCCGCGGATCATCCCGCGCGAGGTGGTCGCCGACGACCCGATCCATGAACGCGAGCGCCTCGACGTGGCACTGGCGCGGATGCTGACCGCGCTCGATACCATGATCGCCTGGACCCGCGATATTGCCGGTGGCGGTGAGCCGCTCGATATCATCGAGAGCTATCGCATGTTCGCCAATGACCATGGCTGGCTGCGGCGCATCCGGGAGGCGATTGATGCCGGACTGACGGCGGAAAGCGCGGTCCAGCGGGTACAGAACGACATGCGGGTCCGGCTCAGCAAGGCAACCGACCCGATTTTCCGCGAGCGGCTGTCGGACCTCGACGACCTCGCCAACCGCCTGCTGCAACACCTTGCCGGACGCGACAGCGGCACCACCACCCTGCCGGAATTTGCCGTCCTCGTGGCCAAGAACATGGGACCGGCGGACCTGCTCGATTACGACACCAGCCGTCTGGTCGGCATCGTGGTCGAGGAGGCGACAACCGCCAGCCATGTAGCCATCGTCGCCCGCGCGCTGGGCATCCCGGCCATCGGTCAGTGCCGGGGCATCACCGACAATGTGGAAGCCCTCGACAGCATCATCATCGATTGCCAGAACAATCAGGTGCTGCTCCGCCCGGCGGAAGAGGTACAGGAACAGTTCCTGCGCACGGTCAAGCACCGCGCCCGCGCCCGCGAGGAACTGAAGAAAATCGCCGACCTGCCCTCGATCAGCCAGGACGGCATCGCGATCTCGGTCAACATGAATGCCGGGATGATGATCGACATGCCGCATCTGCATGATTGCGGTGCCGACGGGATCGGGCTGTACCGTACCGAAGTGCCGTTCATGGTGCGCAATGACTATCCGAGCGCCAAGGCACAGGAAGAAATCTACAAATCCGTACTGGATCAGGCGCAGGGCAAACCGGTTGCCTTCCGTACCCTCGATATCGGCGGTGACAAGCTGCTGCCCTATCTGCCGCCGAATGAGGAAGCCAACCCGGCCATGGGCTGGCGTGCCCTGCGTATCGGCCTCGACCGCCCGGCCATGCTCCGCGCCCAGCTGCGCGCCCTGCTGCGCGGTGCCGCCGGGCGCGATCTGAAGGTGATGTTCCCCTTCGTCTCCACGGTTGCCGAGCTGGAACAGGCCAACAGGCTGCTCGATATGGAATGCGCGCGGCTTAAGGCCGATGGCGAGATACTGCCGAGCAGGATCGAACGCGGACTGATGCTTGAGGTGCCGTCAATCCTGTACCAGATACCGGCTCTGGCCGGGCTGGTCGACTTTGTCTCCATCGGATCCAACGACCTGTTGCAGTATTTCTTTGCCGTCGACCGGACCAATCAGCGTCTGGCCCAGCGCTATGACAACCTGAACCCGGCGTTTCTGAAAGCACTGTATCGCCTGCGCGAGGATTGCGACGCCTACAACCTGCCGGTCAGCCTGTGTGGTGAAATGGCGAGCCGTCCGCTGGAAGCCATGGCCCTGCTCGCCCTCGGCTATCGCAGCCTGTCGATCTCGCCGTTCAATGTCGCCGGCATCAAGATGCTGATCCGGGCAGTGGATATTGGCCTGCTCAGCAATTATCTGGTGCCGCAACTGGATGGCCGTGCTGCCACCCTGCGCCCAAGATTGCGGGCCTTCGCTATAGACCACGGCTTGCCGCTCGATGGACAGGCCTGA
- a CDS encoding aspartate kinase, translating into MARIVMKFGGTSVADLDRIKAAAAKVQAEVERGNQVAVTVSAMAGVTNQLVDYCRGVSPLFDAREYDTVVSTGEQVTSGLLAMALQANGIAARSWLGWQIPILTDDTHTKARILDIKTDVMEERLNQGEVVVVAGFQGVSQRNRIATLGRGGTDTSAVALAAALNAERCDIYTDVDGVYTTDPRIVPKARKISKISFEEMLEMASLGAKVLQTRSVEMAMKHGVRVQVLSSFEDAIGSDLPGTLVIDEDELVEQEIVSGIAYSRDEAKITLIEVPDQPGVAASIFGPLSDAAVNVDMIVQNISDDGTRTDLTFTVNRTDLDRAIDVLDKADLGYKRLDADNKVVKVSIIGMGMRSHAGVAQRMFKALADKGINIQVISTSEIKISVLIAEEYTELAIRALHTAYNLDAA; encoded by the coding sequence ATGGCTCGCATTGTAATGAAATTCGGTGGCACCTCTGTCGCCGATCTGGATAGAATCAAGGCTGCTGCTGCCAAGGTGCAAGCAGAAGTCGAGCGCGGCAATCAGGTCGCGGTGACGGTTTCGGCCATGGCTGGCGTCACCAACCAGCTGGTCGACTACTGCCGTGGCGTCAGCCCGCTGTTCGATGCGCGCGAATACGATACCGTGGTTTCCACCGGCGAACAGGTGACCAGCGGCCTGCTGGCCATGGCGCTGCAGGCAAATGGCATCGCCGCCCGGTCATGGCTCGGCTGGCAGATACCGATCCTGACCGACGATACCCATACCAAGGCCCGCATCCTCGATATCAAGACCGATGTCATGGAAGAGCGCCTGAATCAGGGCGAGGTCGTCGTCGTGGCCGGGTTCCAGGGCGTATCCCAGCGCAACCGCATCGCCACCCTCGGCCGTGGCGGCACCGATACCTCGGCCGTCGCCCTCGCCGCCGCGCTGAATGCCGAGCGCTGCGATATCTATACCGATGTGGACGGGGTCTATACCACCGATCCGCGCATCGTGCCCAAGGCGCGCAAGATCTCGAAAATCTCGTTCGAGGAAATGCTCGAAATGGCGTCACTCGGTGCCAAGGTATTGCAAACCCGGTCCGTGGAAATGGCCATGAAGCATGGCGTCCGGGTGCAGGTATTATCCAGTTTTGAAGATGCCATCGGCAGCGACCTGCCCGGCACATTGGTTATTGATGAGGATGAACTCGTGGAACAGGAAATCGTTAGCGGCATCGCCTATAGCCGGGATGAAGCAAAAATCACGCTGATCGAAGTACCGGACCAGCCCGGTGTTGCCGCCAGCATCTTCGGGCCGCTGTCCGATGCCGCGGTCAATGTGGACATGATCGTCCAGAACATCTCCGATGACGGCACCCGCACCGATCTGACCTTCACCGTCAACCGCACCGACCTCGACCGTGCCATCGACGTGCTGGATAAAGCCGACCTCGGTTACAAGCGCCTTGATGCTGACAATAAAGTTGTGAAGGTATCTATTATCGGTATGGGTATGCGCAGCCATGCCGGTGTTGCCCAGCGGATGTTCAAGGCTTTAGCGGACAAGGGCATCAATATTCAGGTAATATCGACCTCTGAAATCAAAATCAGCGTGTTGATCGCCGAAGAATATACCGAACTGGCAATCCGCGCCCTACATACCGCCTACAACCTCGACGCGGCATAA